CCATGCACACTAAACATGAACCACACATGgatgaaaatacaaatattaacaagCAAAACACATCTGTAGGGAACTGCACACAAGAGTATGatgtattgaaaatgtttttgtcaaatttgatGAATATTCTAAATGGCTCCAGATTTTGATGATGAATAACTAAATTCTGATAGTGGTGGCATTTTGATGTATTAAGTTAGGTAAATCCATACTAAAAGCCCAAGTAGCATATGCACGACGCTCcactgaccaaaaaaaaagtcagtcgcCAAAACCTGAGATCCTGTTCCTCCTCACTGTCCATAGCTTCATGGCTTAAGTTTAAGCCAAGGGTGGACAATAGTAAGAATTGATAGCAAAGATGAGGCCAGCCCACAGGCACCGACAAAGCCCGTCCCAGTGGGGTAAATGGCCAGTCGGTCCAGCGGGATAAAGATGTCGCAAGCGTTCTTCAGCAGATCCAGCAGCAGTGGCGGGTTGTTGTGTAGCACTGTCGCCAACAGGTAGAGCCGCCCGTGCAGCCACTCTGACAGGTAGGGCAGGACGGCTGAAGCAGCGATGGCCGGGGATGACGGCGAGGACAGGTCGGGGGCAATCAAGGTGGGGCCGGGCTCACATGAGGGGGGGGATTTGGCCGCCCTGTGGCGGCCTTCTCGTTCCATAAGGAGGTGCAGCTCGTACACATCTCGAGTCAGGTTGAGGATCAAAGCAAATAGGTAGTACCTAAAACACACagtataaataaacacacacatgatGGGGACAATTGACACAGTCAATGTCGACTCACTTAAAAGATCTCTGGCTCCATTTCTGTTGGTCTACATTGGTTATGAGACCCGTCTTGCTCGCCCAGAGGACGTTGTCACAGGCAAAGTACATTGCTCTGTTGAGGTGGCTGGTGGTCAGGCAGAGCCTCAGTATGCTGTCAGACAGATGAATAGCCCTCTTTGCCGCCTCCACGGCCTCAACCGAGTTTCCCAGACGCAACACTGAGACACAAACACAACGTATTTAGTATTCACCATCTTGCATGACTTGGAAAACTACACCTATGAAGTTGCACTTGAAGCTCAAACAAGCCAGACATGATTCTGGACGTGTGATGGTTagcgggctccctctagtggtatgtgaaagACTCAaccagtaaagttttttttttcctatcaaaTTGAGGGATTCGACTATATTTTACTTACACTTTCTTGTCAGGCTCATGTGTGCTTCCAACTGACTAACAGTTCTGCGAAGTTGTGCCCCTGCGCCACCTTTGTGCAATGTGTAGCCCAGCAGTGTGCAGGCATATTGAGCAGCCCTGTAAAGCACaaaagaaatacagtatatatataatgtgtttttttactcTGTCATACAGTTGAGAGGATCTTGGTTCTCTGTATGGGGGTTCCAGTTTTCTTGGTTACCCCTGcaatttccaaaaaaaacatgcatttatggAACTTAAATTATCCATAGGAGTGGGTGAAGGTTTCTTTGTTGGAATTAGagtgtttaaatgtatttttattttattttttactaattatgactttactactGCGTTAGTTAGACCGCCTGCGACGCGTTCCGACTTACGTACACCTTACATTCATGTTACATTGCGGCAACAGACGTCCTATGACAGGGCCATTTATTTCATGAGATTCGCAGGGATTCTATTGCagaatttaactttttatttgtaacaGTTTATAAACATTGGCGTAAAAATGGAACATCCTACCCTTGCAAATCATTGTCCACCAGTAGTGGAGTTCAAGTGCCTGACCAGTTCCGTAGCATTGCTTAAAAAGTTGCAAATTCACTTTATTAAACATATGCGTGCAGAGAACACATTGTGGCGTAACGTTACCGTATTAGCCTCTCCTTGGCTTGGCTCTGCGAATTAAACCGAACCCAGGACTCCATTCTGTCGTATCGAAACAGCTTCCCGGCCCGCTGATCTGTTgctagtttgttagttttagcaGCTAAACGCCAGTAATCTGTGTTAGTGGTTTTCAACAGCGAATATCCGataatgttgaaacttgaaaTATTTAAGTTTACACATGTAGTGTAAAATACGAGGAAAGTGCATTAAAGTGCACGAACCACCGGGGCTGTGTCCGAACGTCCACCCTTACGACAAACCTGTCATTTACCATTGCCTCGTACTTTAGCATAGATATAAAATAAGTAGAGTAGATGTCTCGTCAGCGCTGCTGGCCAATGGAATCGAACGTCCCCGCACtagcggccatcttgccacagTCACCTCGCTCCGCCTCTCTCATTcgttactttcttttttttttaaatgctttattgaacaactgtTGCAAACTAACAACAAACATCATCAAAGCGATCAAACtattgcaacaaaaacaaacgcacactaaaaaacacaacaaaaacacagaacaaacaaacaaacgttaaAATGCCAGGGGGATACTACactcataaaacaaaacaaaaatatattaatgaaattaaaatgtaaattttcatCCATTGGCTATAACTTAAATCTTGCATTCAAAGTCCTCTCAACCTTTTTAGTTTGGCAGGCATTGACTGATTGCAAATATAACTCAAAGTCTTCCAAATTTTCAAAGTTCcaaatttacatttatgtaTGTAGAACTTTGCTAATATAATTCGCaaatttaccatttaaaaaaacctATTTCTTCGTCCTCTTTACAAAAAATCAATACCCCATTTTTACAGGAATTGATAACCACAGATTTTCTAATATAATGGATGCcacaaaaagttaaataataactgatattttttgtgcaaatttCTTTTTCAAAGACATACAGGATGCAGTATAAATAAGTCTCGAAATACCCTCAGCCGCTCAATGACAGATCTTGCTGCAACCATTggttaaatctttttctcattCATTACTTTGCtcgtgtccaaattcacaaggttgGGTCCTCGAAGTtaggacacaccttctcatgaaATGCATCTCACTCTCTCTAGAGAGTGAGTAAGAGAGATACGTTAGGACAGGGGGAGTGTACCAatgatcaatatttattttctccagcgaaccataaaaaaacaacaactgatcATCACAAAGTGTCAACTCATCCTAACAAAACAATATTCCAAAATAAGGTAGTCTGTTATGAAAAAGAAACAACTTTTCTCCACGTTGGGTGGATTTATTTGAGTGCCTCCAGTCCTTCTCCACCCCTACCTCAGTCTTCCTTTGCTCCTTTGTTCTCTCCTCATTGCAATCAGTCAGGCCCGCTTTAATCAAGGGGTCAAAGTGACTACACCTGTTGGTGTTGTGAGGCATCCTGGGAGATGTAGTGTCCAGATGGGTGGCCATTTTAGTGCCAGTCACTAGCTTGTGAAGAGGAATGTAGCGTGCCTCCACTACACATAGGGGATGTGTGTGAAGCCACAATACATACGGCAATTATTCATACCtgcatattaaaataaaaactataattgTGTTGGAATATTGGTGTTTTTATTACAACTTATTTCATACTGATACATAGAGTACTACATATAGTGAAGACAGATGCTAGTGTAACACAATCAAACCAACACATGGATCAATCATTGTGTGTGCAGTGTTGTTTCCAAATGGGGACATGACATGTTTTggacctgaaaaaaaattagcCTCAATGACGATTCTGGACTGGCTTCATGATTGGATGAACAACAGCAGTCACACATCATAAACATTTCGACTGTTTTGGTGGTAGGCTTTAGTAAAATGCCTTTTCACTAATGGGCAATCACAGTAAGATTTtgcagtgattaaaaaaaaaaaaaaaaaaacactcgctgcttaactcatattacaccaacgcaatattaaccagaataccatatttagacaagtggggctgcatataacatattattgtcaagattttttggggggttggctTCACACTTAAGATTGACCGGGTACATAGGGCACTAATGCCGAAACCTAGGGAAAATCAACCTTTAATGGGGTTAAACTCGCTGCCTATACAGTGATGGAATAGATTTTACAGCAAGCCTGGAAATTTCATACAGTGAGGATGGACGAGAGGCACATATACTTTGATAACGATTATTCTCTGGAGTTGCAGAGGAAACGCGCCCAGGTCAGATACATCGTCAAACAGCAGACACGCCCGTGTTAAAATTTAGCAGaactaaatttaataataatgcatatatttgtggagactagggtcaagctgtattttacagttttaaaaatgtgcagaatttcacaacttACTTAATGTTAATGATTAAATAGCTCCTAAcatcaaaaggaaaatgcactgagctgtcactaaaGTCTTATAGatgcaactatgccatctagtggcagaaaaatgacctcaacacaaataatatctcactcgtttttacagtacagtacatctttttaattttaactcaattttatgaattagtatgaaattactgtatcaatgactaaaagatgcagccatatttctattagtctaacatttccccccccac
The sequence above is drawn from the Vanacampus margaritifer isolate UIUO_Vmar chromosome 17, RoL_Vmar_1.0, whole genome shotgun sequence genome and encodes:
- the pex11b gene encoding peroxisomal membrane protein 11B isoform X2, with translation MSLTRKLLRLGNSVEAVEAAKRAIHLSDSILRLCLTTSHLNRAMYFACDNVLWASKTGLITNVDQQKWSQRSFKYYLFALILNLTRDVYELHLLMEREGRHRAAKSPPSCEPGPTLIAPDLSSPSSPAIAASAVLPYLSEWLHGRLYLLATVLHNNPPLLLDLLKNACDIFIPLDRLAIYPTGTGFVGACGLASSLLSILTIVHPWLKLKP
- the pex11b gene encoding peroxisomal membrane protein 11B isoform X1, with the translated sequence MESWVRFNSQSQAKERLIRAAQYACTLLGYTLHKGGAGAQLRRTVSQLEAHMSLTRKLLRLGNSVEAVEAAKRAIHLSDSILRLCLTTSHLNRAMYFACDNVLWASKTGLITNVDQQKWSQRSFKYYLFALILNLTRDVYELHLLMEREGRHRAAKSPPSCEPGPTLIAPDLSSPSSPAIAASAVLPYLSEWLHGRLYLLATVLHNNPPLLLDLLKNACDIFIPLDRLAIYPTGTGFVGACGLASSLLSILTIVHPWLKLKP